A part of Scleropages formosus chromosome 3, fSclFor1.1, whole genome shotgun sequence genomic DNA contains:
- the LOC108925945 gene encoding protein phosphatase 1 regulatory subunit 29-like isoform X1, which produces MKIFFPLSAHPCPSISTLLFSLLPLLILLRLPVLVQGDCWLIEGDKGYVWLAICSQNQPPYETIPQHINNTVHDLRLNENKLKAVLFASLSRFTNLTDLNLTKNEISYIEDGAFAGQANLQVLQLGYNKLTNLTEGMLRGLGRMQCLYLQHNLIEAVAYNAFWECPSLSSLDLSSNKLARLDASTFTSLSRLMVCELAGNPFHCNCELYSFLTWLEAFNNVTHTYDRLQCETPREFFGFPLLSPVAGHGRNARTILSSMCRDGIFITGITSLPPDSESSGVGPDMSDRVGPFHQPTTSSSADSSYSPSIKLQRVSLTTASLLVQIPRPYSKMYILVQYNNSYVSDVMNLKNKKEIVTLSNLKAHTNYTFCVASIRASQRYNHTCLSFATRMLNSDNIRPTPSTTTHYIMTILGCLFGMLIVLGLVYYCLRKRRMQEEKQNSICVKKTILEMRYGPEAAAAAAASDPSAVQKLHEHHQHHHSKLPPSASSSTGMLHGSTATSSSRLSSIPQVEKMVTAFSEAMASNKGNYMDVRTSVSGEDRSRDGGLPGMGDDSLQEDEVSDIGEDSDDDGRGSASEISTIAMEVDKVNQIINNCIDALKLDSAAVAAAAAVAASTVTSPTSPPPTCTSPLTRGHIPMSSGITETCQILASPKIPPPPPLPFSLPHSERPGISGGGFLSPPYRPPPPATAVRPLQRHLSADAAVVVMGSAKKQCSVSSSGSVKSARVFSLDVPDPRSMDPCHYQEKGSPVGCGEPLDRLPLVGSGGGGSAGSGGGSSSGEAGVGPGDQPQTEAHSDFPCAEHRHSVPALYYEGSANSPTQKASFLNPLTRAKRDATSYSQLSPRHHNFSGYSSSPEYSTENTLRIWERFRPYRKTPREEACYVTAGNALRKKALTNHRWGWDEGWYADQSRSKISTSRRFVRVQEKGWMWPYPH; this is translated from the exons ATGAAGATCTTCTTCCCTTTGTCTGCCCATCCTTGTCCTTCCATCTCAACACTTCTCTTCTCCCTACTCCCACTTCTTATACTCTTGAGGCTGCCGGTGCTGGTGCAGGGTGACTGCTGGCTTATAGAGGGGGACAAGGGCTATGTGTGGTTGGCCATCTGCAGCCAGAACCAGCCCCCCTATGAGACTATCCCCCAGCACATCAACAACACAGTGCATGACTTGCGCCTCAATGAGAACAAGCTGAAAGCTGTCCTGTTCGCTTCACTGAGTCGCTTCACTAACCTGACCGATCTAAATCTCACCAAGAATGAAATTTCCTACATAGAGGATGGAGCCTTTGCAGGGCAGGCCAACCTGCAGGTTTTGCAGCTGGGCTACAACAAGTTGACCAATCTGACGGAGGGCATGCTTCGGGGCCTGGGGCGCATGCAGTGCCTCTACCTGCAGCACAACCTCATTGAGGCCGTTGCTTATAATGCCTTCTGGGAATGCCCTAGCCTCAGCAGCCTGGACTTATCCTCCAACAAGCTGGCACGCTTGGATGCCTCCACCTTCACCAGCCTCAGCCGACTGATGGTGTGTGAGCTGGCTGGAAATCCTTTCCACTGCAACTGCGAGCTCTATAGTTTCCTCACCTGGCTTGAAGCCTTCAACAACGTGACCCACACCTACGATCGGCTGCAGTGTGAGACCCCTCGGGAGTTCTTTGGCTTCCCTCTGCTGAGTCCTGTTGCCGGTCATGGGCGAAATGCCCGCACCATTCTGTCATCAATGTGCCGGGACGGCATTTTCATTACCGGGATAACTTCACTACCCCCAGATTCTGAATCCTCAGGCGTAGGGCCAGACATGTCAGACCGTGTTGGACCTTTTCACCAGCCTACCACCTCTTCTTCTGCTGACTCCAGCTACAGCCCTAGTATCAAGCTTCAGCGTGTTTCATTGACCACAGCCTCCTTGTTGGTCCAAATCCCCAGACCCTACAGCAAGATGTACATCCTGGTGCAGTACAACAACAGCTATGTGTCTGATGTCATGAACCTTAAAAATAAGAAGGAAATTGTAACCCTGAGCAATCTCAAGGCCCACACTAACTATACATTTTGTGTGGCCTCAATTCGTGCTTCCCAGCGTTACAATCACACATGCCTGTCCTTTGCTACACGTATGCTGAATTCAGACAACATAAGACCCACTCCTTCCACCACTACTCACTACATAATGACTATCCTGGGTTGCCTCTTTGGAATGCTTATCGTGCTAGGACTGGTCTACTATTGTTTGCGCAAACGCCGCATGCAAGAGGAGAAGCAAAACTCCATTTGTGTCAAGAAGACTATTCTGGAGATGCGATATGGGCCAGAGGCAGCTGCAGCTGCCGCAGCTAGCGACCCTTCAGCTGTACAGAAGCTTCATGagcaccaccagcaccaccacagcAAGCTTCCACCCTCAGCCTCATCTAGCACTGGGATGCTGCATGGCTCAACTGCCACAAGCTCTTCCCGCCTCTCTTCCATTCCCCAGGTGGAGAAGATGGTCACTGCTTTTTCTGAAGCCATGGCCTCAAATAAAGGGAACTACATGGATGTGAGAACTTCTGTGTCTGGGGAGGACAGAAGTAGAGACGGTGGACTGCCAGGCATGGGAGATGATAGTTTACAAGAAGATGAGGTGTCCGACATTGGTGAGGACTCGGATGATGATGGCCGAGGTTCTGCATCAGAAATCTCCACTATTGCCATGGAGGTGGACAAAGTCAACCAGATCATCAACAACTGCATTGATGCTCTTAAGCTGGACTCTGCAGCTGTGGCAGCTGCGGCTGCTGTGGCTGCCTCCACAGTAACAAGTCCCACGTCCCCCCCTCCAACTTGCACATCTCCTTTGACCAGGGGCCACATCCCCATGTCATCTGGCATTACTGAAACTTGTCAGATCTTAGCTTCTCCAAAAATTCCACCGCCACCTCCTCTTCCCTTTTCCCTGCCTCACTCAGAAAGGCCAGGGATCAGTGGTGGTGGCTTTCTCTCCCCTCCTTATCGCCCCCCTCCACCTGCCACAGCAGTCCGGCCTTTGCAGAGGCACTTGAGTGCAGATGCAGCAGTGGTGGTTATGGGGTCTGCCAAGAAGCAATGTAGTGTCTCCTCTAGTGGCTCTGTGAAGAGTGCCCGCGTCTTTAGCCTAGATGTCCCTGATCCCCGGAGCATGGACCCATGTCATTATCAGGAGAAGGGTAGCCCAGTAGGGTGCGGGGAGCCCCTAGACAGACTTCCCCTGGTGGGGTCTGGGGGAGGTGGGAGTGCTGGCAGTGGCGGTGGCAGCAGCAGTGGTGAAGCTGGTGTAGGCCCAGGTGATCAACCACAGACGGAGGCGCATTCGGACTTCCCCTGCGCCGAGCACCGTCACTCTGTCCCAGCCCTCTACTATGAGGGTTCTGCCAACTCTCCCACCCAGAAAGCCTCCTTTCTCAATCCCCTTACCCGTGCCAAGAGAGACGCTACCTCCTACTCCCAACTCTCACCTCGTCACCACAACTTCTCTGGCTACTCCTCCAGCCCTGAGTACTCCACTGAGAACACGCTTAGGATCTGGGAGCGCTTCCGACCCTACCGGAAGACCCCTCGGGAGGAGGCCTGCTACGTGACGGCGGGGAACGCCCTGCGTAAGAAG GCCCTGACCAACCACAGATGGGGATGGGATGAAGGGTGGTATGCTGATCAAAGTAGGTCTAAAATTTCAACGTCACGCAGGTTTGTCCG TGTCCAGGAGAAAGGGTGGATGTGGCCATACCCCCACTGA
- the LOC108925945 gene encoding protein phosphatase 1 regulatory subunit 29-like isoform X3 yields the protein MKIFFPLSAHPCPSISTLLFSLLPLLILLRLPVLVQGDCWLIEGDKGYVWLAICSQNQPPYETIPQHINNTVHDLRLNENKLKAVLFASLSRFTNLTDLNLTKNEISYIEDGAFAGQANLQVLQLGYNKLTNLTEGMLRGLGRMQCLYLQHNLIEAVAYNAFWECPSLSSLDLSSNKLARLDASTFTSLSRLMVCELAGNPFHCNCELYSFLTWLEAFNNVTHTYDRLQCETPREFFGFPLLSPVAGHGRNARTILSSMCRDGIFITGITSLPPDSESSGVGPDMSDRVGPFHQPTTSSSADSSYSPSIKLQRVSLTTASLLVQIPRPYSKMYILVQYNNSYVSDVMNLKNKKEIVTLSNLKAHTNYTFCVASIRASQRYNHTCLSFATRMLNSDNIRPTPSTTTHYIMTILGCLFGMLIVLGLVYYCLRKRRMQEEKQNSICVKKTILEMRYGPEAAAAAAASDPSAVQKLHEHHQHHHSKLPPSASSSTGMLHGSTATSSSRLSSIPQVEKMVTAFSEAMASNKGNYMDVRTSVSGEDRSRDGGLPGMGDDSLQEDEVSDIGEDSDDDGRGSASEISTIAMEVDKVNQIINNCIDALKLDSAAVAAAAAVAASTVTSPTSPPPTCTSPLTRGHIPMSSGITETCQILASPKIPPPPPLPFSLPHSERPGISGGGFLSPPYRPPPPATAVRPLQRHLSADAAVVVMGSAKKQCSVSSSGSVKSARVFSLDVPDPRSMDPCHYQEKGSPVGCGEPLDRLPLVGSGGGGSAGSGGGSSSGEAGVGPGDQPQTEAHSDFPCAEHRHSVPALYYEGSANSPTQKASFLNPLTRAKRDATSYSQLSPRHHNFSGYSSSPEYSTENTLRIWERFRPYRKTPREEACYVTAGNALRKKALTNHRWGWDEGWYADQSRSKISTSRRFVRKQTVL from the exons ATGAAGATCTTCTTCCCTTTGTCTGCCCATCCTTGTCCTTCCATCTCAACACTTCTCTTCTCCCTACTCCCACTTCTTATACTCTTGAGGCTGCCGGTGCTGGTGCAGGGTGACTGCTGGCTTATAGAGGGGGACAAGGGCTATGTGTGGTTGGCCATCTGCAGCCAGAACCAGCCCCCCTATGAGACTATCCCCCAGCACATCAACAACACAGTGCATGACTTGCGCCTCAATGAGAACAAGCTGAAAGCTGTCCTGTTCGCTTCACTGAGTCGCTTCACTAACCTGACCGATCTAAATCTCACCAAGAATGAAATTTCCTACATAGAGGATGGAGCCTTTGCAGGGCAGGCCAACCTGCAGGTTTTGCAGCTGGGCTACAACAAGTTGACCAATCTGACGGAGGGCATGCTTCGGGGCCTGGGGCGCATGCAGTGCCTCTACCTGCAGCACAACCTCATTGAGGCCGTTGCTTATAATGCCTTCTGGGAATGCCCTAGCCTCAGCAGCCTGGACTTATCCTCCAACAAGCTGGCACGCTTGGATGCCTCCACCTTCACCAGCCTCAGCCGACTGATGGTGTGTGAGCTGGCTGGAAATCCTTTCCACTGCAACTGCGAGCTCTATAGTTTCCTCACCTGGCTTGAAGCCTTCAACAACGTGACCCACACCTACGATCGGCTGCAGTGTGAGACCCCTCGGGAGTTCTTTGGCTTCCCTCTGCTGAGTCCTGTTGCCGGTCATGGGCGAAATGCCCGCACCATTCTGTCATCAATGTGCCGGGACGGCATTTTCATTACCGGGATAACTTCACTACCCCCAGATTCTGAATCCTCAGGCGTAGGGCCAGACATGTCAGACCGTGTTGGACCTTTTCACCAGCCTACCACCTCTTCTTCTGCTGACTCCAGCTACAGCCCTAGTATCAAGCTTCAGCGTGTTTCATTGACCACAGCCTCCTTGTTGGTCCAAATCCCCAGACCCTACAGCAAGATGTACATCCTGGTGCAGTACAACAACAGCTATGTGTCTGATGTCATGAACCTTAAAAATAAGAAGGAAATTGTAACCCTGAGCAATCTCAAGGCCCACACTAACTATACATTTTGTGTGGCCTCAATTCGTGCTTCCCAGCGTTACAATCACACATGCCTGTCCTTTGCTACACGTATGCTGAATTCAGACAACATAAGACCCACTCCTTCCACCACTACTCACTACATAATGACTATCCTGGGTTGCCTCTTTGGAATGCTTATCGTGCTAGGACTGGTCTACTATTGTTTGCGCAAACGCCGCATGCAAGAGGAGAAGCAAAACTCCATTTGTGTCAAGAAGACTATTCTGGAGATGCGATATGGGCCAGAGGCAGCTGCAGCTGCCGCAGCTAGCGACCCTTCAGCTGTACAGAAGCTTCATGagcaccaccagcaccaccacagcAAGCTTCCACCCTCAGCCTCATCTAGCACTGGGATGCTGCATGGCTCAACTGCCACAAGCTCTTCCCGCCTCTCTTCCATTCCCCAGGTGGAGAAGATGGTCACTGCTTTTTCTGAAGCCATGGCCTCAAATAAAGGGAACTACATGGATGTGAGAACTTCTGTGTCTGGGGAGGACAGAAGTAGAGACGGTGGACTGCCAGGCATGGGAGATGATAGTTTACAAGAAGATGAGGTGTCCGACATTGGTGAGGACTCGGATGATGATGGCCGAGGTTCTGCATCAGAAATCTCCACTATTGCCATGGAGGTGGACAAAGTCAACCAGATCATCAACAACTGCATTGATGCTCTTAAGCTGGACTCTGCAGCTGTGGCAGCTGCGGCTGCTGTGGCTGCCTCCACAGTAACAAGTCCCACGTCCCCCCCTCCAACTTGCACATCTCCTTTGACCAGGGGCCACATCCCCATGTCATCTGGCATTACTGAAACTTGTCAGATCTTAGCTTCTCCAAAAATTCCACCGCCACCTCCTCTTCCCTTTTCCCTGCCTCACTCAGAAAGGCCAGGGATCAGTGGTGGTGGCTTTCTCTCCCCTCCTTATCGCCCCCCTCCACCTGCCACAGCAGTCCGGCCTTTGCAGAGGCACTTGAGTGCAGATGCAGCAGTGGTGGTTATGGGGTCTGCCAAGAAGCAATGTAGTGTCTCCTCTAGTGGCTCTGTGAAGAGTGCCCGCGTCTTTAGCCTAGATGTCCCTGATCCCCGGAGCATGGACCCATGTCATTATCAGGAGAAGGGTAGCCCAGTAGGGTGCGGGGAGCCCCTAGACAGACTTCCCCTGGTGGGGTCTGGGGGAGGTGGGAGTGCTGGCAGTGGCGGTGGCAGCAGCAGTGGTGAAGCTGGTGTAGGCCCAGGTGATCAACCACAGACGGAGGCGCATTCGGACTTCCCCTGCGCCGAGCACCGTCACTCTGTCCCAGCCCTCTACTATGAGGGTTCTGCCAACTCTCCCACCCAGAAAGCCTCCTTTCTCAATCCCCTTACCCGTGCCAAGAGAGACGCTACCTCCTACTCCCAACTCTCACCTCGTCACCACAACTTCTCTGGCTACTCCTCCAGCCCTGAGTACTCCACTGAGAACACGCTTAGGATCTGGGAGCGCTTCCGACCCTACCGGAAGACCCCTCGGGAGGAGGCCTGCTACGTGACGGCGGGGAACGCCCTGCGTAAGAAG GCCCTGACCAACCACAGATGGGGATGGGATGAAGGGTGGTATGCTGATCAAAGTAGGTCTAAAATTTCAACGTCACGCAGGTTTGTCCG AAAGCAAACGGTCTTATAA
- the LOC108925945 gene encoding protein phosphatase 1 regulatory subunit 29-like isoform X4 has protein sequence MKIFFPLSAHPCPSISTLLFSLLPLLILLRLPVLVQGDCWLIEGDKGYVWLAICSQNQPPYETIPQHINNTVHDLRLNENKLKAVLFASLSRFTNLTDLNLTKNEISYIEDGAFAGQANLQVLQLGYNKLTNLTEGMLRGLGRMQCLYLQHNLIEAVAYNAFWECPSLSSLDLSSNKLARLDASTFTSLSRLMVCELAGNPFHCNCELYSFLTWLEAFNNVTHTYDRLQCETPREFFGFPLLSPVAGHGRNARTILSSMCRDGIFITGITSLPPDSESSGVGPDMSDRVGPFHQPTTSSSADSSYSPSIKLQRVSLTTASLLVQIPRPYSKMYILVQYNNSYVSDVMNLKNKKEIVTLSNLKAHTNYTFCVASIRASQRYNHTCLSFATRMLNSDNIRPTPSTTTHYIMTILGCLFGMLIVLGLVYYCLRKRRMQEEKQNSICVKKTILEMRYGPEAAAAAAASDPSAVQKLHEHHQHHHSKLPPSASSSTGMLHGSTATSSSRLSSIPQVEKMVTAFSEAMASNKGNYMDVRTSVSGEDRSRDGGLPGMGDDSLQEDEVSDIGEDSDDDGRGSASEISTIAMEVDKVNQIINNCIDALKLDSAAVAAAAAVAASTVTSPTSPPPTCTSPLTRGHIPMSSGITETCQILASPKIPPPPPLPFSLPHSERPGISGGGFLSPPYRPPPPATAVRPLQRHLSADAAVVVMGSAKKQCSVSSSGSVKSARVFSLDVPDPRSMDPCHYQEKGSPVGCGEPLDRLPLVGSGGGGSAGSGGGSSSGEAGVGPGDQPQTEAHSDFPCAEHRHSVPALYYEGSANSPTQKASFLNPLTRAKRDATSYSQLSPRHHNFSGYSSSPEYSTENTLRIWERFRPYRKTPREEACYVTAGNALRKKVQFAKGEDLHDILDYWKGVSAQQKL, from the coding sequence ATGAAGATCTTCTTCCCTTTGTCTGCCCATCCTTGTCCTTCCATCTCAACACTTCTCTTCTCCCTACTCCCACTTCTTATACTCTTGAGGCTGCCGGTGCTGGTGCAGGGTGACTGCTGGCTTATAGAGGGGGACAAGGGCTATGTGTGGTTGGCCATCTGCAGCCAGAACCAGCCCCCCTATGAGACTATCCCCCAGCACATCAACAACACAGTGCATGACTTGCGCCTCAATGAGAACAAGCTGAAAGCTGTCCTGTTCGCTTCACTGAGTCGCTTCACTAACCTGACCGATCTAAATCTCACCAAGAATGAAATTTCCTACATAGAGGATGGAGCCTTTGCAGGGCAGGCCAACCTGCAGGTTTTGCAGCTGGGCTACAACAAGTTGACCAATCTGACGGAGGGCATGCTTCGGGGCCTGGGGCGCATGCAGTGCCTCTACCTGCAGCACAACCTCATTGAGGCCGTTGCTTATAATGCCTTCTGGGAATGCCCTAGCCTCAGCAGCCTGGACTTATCCTCCAACAAGCTGGCACGCTTGGATGCCTCCACCTTCACCAGCCTCAGCCGACTGATGGTGTGTGAGCTGGCTGGAAATCCTTTCCACTGCAACTGCGAGCTCTATAGTTTCCTCACCTGGCTTGAAGCCTTCAACAACGTGACCCACACCTACGATCGGCTGCAGTGTGAGACCCCTCGGGAGTTCTTTGGCTTCCCTCTGCTGAGTCCTGTTGCCGGTCATGGGCGAAATGCCCGCACCATTCTGTCATCAATGTGCCGGGACGGCATTTTCATTACCGGGATAACTTCACTACCCCCAGATTCTGAATCCTCAGGCGTAGGGCCAGACATGTCAGACCGTGTTGGACCTTTTCACCAGCCTACCACCTCTTCTTCTGCTGACTCCAGCTACAGCCCTAGTATCAAGCTTCAGCGTGTTTCATTGACCACAGCCTCCTTGTTGGTCCAAATCCCCAGACCCTACAGCAAGATGTACATCCTGGTGCAGTACAACAACAGCTATGTGTCTGATGTCATGAACCTTAAAAATAAGAAGGAAATTGTAACCCTGAGCAATCTCAAGGCCCACACTAACTATACATTTTGTGTGGCCTCAATTCGTGCTTCCCAGCGTTACAATCACACATGCCTGTCCTTTGCTACACGTATGCTGAATTCAGACAACATAAGACCCACTCCTTCCACCACTACTCACTACATAATGACTATCCTGGGTTGCCTCTTTGGAATGCTTATCGTGCTAGGACTGGTCTACTATTGTTTGCGCAAACGCCGCATGCAAGAGGAGAAGCAAAACTCCATTTGTGTCAAGAAGACTATTCTGGAGATGCGATATGGGCCAGAGGCAGCTGCAGCTGCCGCAGCTAGCGACCCTTCAGCTGTACAGAAGCTTCATGagcaccaccagcaccaccacagcAAGCTTCCACCCTCAGCCTCATCTAGCACTGGGATGCTGCATGGCTCAACTGCCACAAGCTCTTCCCGCCTCTCTTCCATTCCCCAGGTGGAGAAGATGGTCACTGCTTTTTCTGAAGCCATGGCCTCAAATAAAGGGAACTACATGGATGTGAGAACTTCTGTGTCTGGGGAGGACAGAAGTAGAGACGGTGGACTGCCAGGCATGGGAGATGATAGTTTACAAGAAGATGAGGTGTCCGACATTGGTGAGGACTCGGATGATGATGGCCGAGGTTCTGCATCAGAAATCTCCACTATTGCCATGGAGGTGGACAAAGTCAACCAGATCATCAACAACTGCATTGATGCTCTTAAGCTGGACTCTGCAGCTGTGGCAGCTGCGGCTGCTGTGGCTGCCTCCACAGTAACAAGTCCCACGTCCCCCCCTCCAACTTGCACATCTCCTTTGACCAGGGGCCACATCCCCATGTCATCTGGCATTACTGAAACTTGTCAGATCTTAGCTTCTCCAAAAATTCCACCGCCACCTCCTCTTCCCTTTTCCCTGCCTCACTCAGAAAGGCCAGGGATCAGTGGTGGTGGCTTTCTCTCCCCTCCTTATCGCCCCCCTCCACCTGCCACAGCAGTCCGGCCTTTGCAGAGGCACTTGAGTGCAGATGCAGCAGTGGTGGTTATGGGGTCTGCCAAGAAGCAATGTAGTGTCTCCTCTAGTGGCTCTGTGAAGAGTGCCCGCGTCTTTAGCCTAGATGTCCCTGATCCCCGGAGCATGGACCCATGTCATTATCAGGAGAAGGGTAGCCCAGTAGGGTGCGGGGAGCCCCTAGACAGACTTCCCCTGGTGGGGTCTGGGGGAGGTGGGAGTGCTGGCAGTGGCGGTGGCAGCAGCAGTGGTGAAGCTGGTGTAGGCCCAGGTGATCAACCACAGACGGAGGCGCATTCGGACTTCCCCTGCGCCGAGCACCGTCACTCTGTCCCAGCCCTCTACTATGAGGGTTCTGCCAACTCTCCCACCCAGAAAGCCTCCTTTCTCAATCCCCTTACCCGTGCCAAGAGAGACGCTACCTCCTACTCCCAACTCTCACCTCGTCACCACAACTTCTCTGGCTACTCCTCCAGCCCTGAGTACTCCACTGAGAACACGCTTAGGATCTGGGAGCGCTTCCGACCCTACCGGAAGACCCCTCGGGAGGAGGCCTGCTACGTGACGGCGGGGAACGCCCTGCGTAAGAAGGTACAGTTTGCCAAGGGTGAGGATCTGCATGACATCCTCGACTACTGGAAGGGTGTCTCTGCTCAGCAGAAGCTGTGA